The following coding sequences lie in one Arabidopsis thaliana chromosome 3, partial sequence genomic window:
- a CDS encoding clast3-like protein (clast3-related; CONTAINS InterPro DOMAIN/s: Proteasome assembly chaperone 2, eukaryotic (InterPro:IPR016562), Proteasome assembly chaperone 2 (InterPro:IPR019151); Has 249 Blast hits to 248 proteins in 114 species: Archae - 1; Bacteria - 0; Metazoa - 124; Fungi - 51; Plants - 58; Viruses - 0; Other Eukaryotes - 15 (source: NCBI BLink).), translating to MEFVVEEGKLVNEDCSTLVLPALSIGNVGQLAVDLLVSSTGAERVGYLDDPNLLPCVGNDAYGPLPCGEIALPLEVYESSSIATTLAQQRSPVAKGMMIKFAENIANFAASSGKKHIIVLSSLDFQRLHNLDMSRGPQVYYLSNAESDGRDDHCERLGFGRLHEYDSEGRCWKYLSSVFEKNSVEELALPSEDELEDIDYYPSLPFAALFSAFKARGLKMTCLLCYCSEGDNIPEAFLLAEASSKLMGLTPDKFHGEEGGKWQIPYSWKSMYGAPPDMSMF from the exons ATGGagtttgttgttgaagaaggaaaGCTAGTGAATGAAGATTGCTCGACTTTAGTTCTC CCAGCATTGTCAATTGGGAATGTAGGACAGCTCGCTGTTGATCTTCTAGTGTCATCTACTGGTGCAGAGAGAGTTGGTTATCTTGATGATCCAAATCTGCTTCCTTGTGTTGGAAATGATGCTTATGGCCCTCTTCCTTGTGGCGAGATCGCCCTTCCTCTCGAGG tTTATGAGTCATCTTCAATTGCTACTACCCTTGCTCAGCAACGGTCTCCAGTTGCAAAG GGAATGATGATTAAATTTGCGGAGAATATAGCCAATTTTGCTGCTTCAAGTGGAAAGAAGCACATCATTGTGTTATCGAGTTTAGACTTCCAAAGGCTGCATAACTTGGATATGTCGAG AGGCCCACAGGTGTATTATCTGTCTAACGCTGAATCTGATGGAAGAGATGATCACTGTGAAAGGCTTGGGTTTGGAAGATTGCACGAGTATGATTCAGAAGGAAGATGTTGGAAGTACCTTAGCTCTGTCTTTGAAAAGAACAGTGTAGAAGAGCTGGCGTTGCCTTCAGAAGATGAACTTGAAGACATAGACTACTATCCAAGCTTGCCATTTGCAGCTCTTTTCTCAGCTTTTAAG GCAAGAGGCTTGAAGATGACATGCCTGCTATGTTACTGTTCTGAAGGAGACAACATTCCTGAAGCATTTCTTCTAGCTGAGGCTTCATCTAAGCTTATGGGTCTGACTCCTGACAAGTTCCATG GGGAAGAAGGTGGGAAATGGCAGATACCGTATTCATGGAAGAGTATGTATGGAGCTCCTCCGGATATGTCTATGTTTTAA
- a CDS encoding AP2/B3-like transcriptional factor family protein translates to MLNNFEQKIPPRFVKLQGSKLSEVVTLETPAGFKRSIKLKRIGEEIWFHEGWSEFAEAHSIEEGHFLLFEYKENSSFRVIIFNVSACETKYPLDAVHIIDSDDDIIDITGKEFVGTQGTRKNNQSVNGGDTEHKSKKRSRDIELDKILHDLDVMNPMHVLKEEEEDKRVFRG, encoded by the exons ATGTTGAATAACTTTGAGCAGAAGATTCCGCCAAGATTCGTGAAGCTACAAGGGTCTAAACTCTCAGAGGTTGTTACATTAGAGACTCCTGCGGGTTTCAAGCGTTCCATTAAGCTCAAACGGATCGGTGAAGAGATTTGGTTCCATGAGGGTTGGAGTGAGTTTGCAGAGGCTCATTCCATCGAGGAAGGCCACTTTCTCTTGTTCGAATACAAGGAGAATTCGAGTTTCCGTGTAATAATCTTCAATGTTTCGGCTTGCGAGACCAAATATCCACTGGATGCAGTTCATATCATTGACAGCGACGATGATATAATCGATATTACAGGCAAAGAGTTTGTTGGAACTCAAGGTACAAGGAAGAATAATCAATCTGTTAATGGTGGTGATACAGAGCACAAATCCAAGAAGAGATCAAGAGACATCGAACTTGACAAGATTCTACACG ATCTTGATGTGATGAATCCAATGCATGTgcttaaagaagaagaagaagacaagagagtCTTCAGGGGATAA
- a CDS encoding Transducin/WD40 repeat-like superfamily protein (Transducin/WD40 repeat-like superfamily protein; CONTAINS InterPro DOMAIN/s: WD40 repeat 2 (InterPro:IPR019782), WD40 repeat-like-containing domain (InterPro:IPR011046), WD40-repeat-containing domain (InterPro:IPR017986), WD40/YVTN repeat-like-containing domain (InterPro:IPR015943), WD40 repeat (InterPro:IPR001680), WD40 repeat, subgroup (InterPro:IPR019781), G-protein beta WD-40 repeat, region (InterPro:IPR020472); BEST Arabidopsis thaliana protein match is: Transducin/WD40 repeat-like superfamily protein (TAIR:AT1G49450.1); Has 30107 Blast hits to 16274 proteins in 601 species: Archae - 20; Bacteria - 4381; Metazoa - 11289; Fungi - 6965; Plants - 3765; Viruses - 0; Other Eukaryotes - 3687 (source: NCBI BLink).), which produces MVIATETTSSSHHRRLTFASFLNSDPAADEEEQSHGVDDIINPSSSNKNINKDVHHNYRQSQSNASTTSGESSPNQVLSPWNQTYSPYYTDTTNTPSMSPSPWNQTYSPYYKSPWIYQTRNIDDDTDNGLIGTIVRQDGHVYSLAASGDLLFTGSDSKNIRVWKDLKDHTGFKSTSGLVKAIVITGDNRIFTGHQDGKIRVWRGSKRRTGGYSRIGSLPTLKEFLTKSVNPKNYVEVRRRKNVLKIRHYDAVSCLSLNEELGLLYSGSWDKTLKVWRLSDSKCLESIQAHDDAINTVAAGFDDLLFTGSADGTLKVWKRELQGKGTKHFLVNVLMKQENAVTALAVNITAAVVYCGSSDGTVNFWEGQKYLSHGGTLRGHRLAVLCLAAAGSLVLSGGADKNICVWRRNGDGSHSCLSVLMDHVGPVKCLTAVEDDGEGHREKGDQKWIVYSGSLDKSVKVWRVTESASTVIG; this is translated from the coding sequence ATGGTAATAGCTACAGAAACCACCAGTAGTAGTCATCACCGGAGACTCACTTTCGCCTCCTTCTTAAACTCCGATCCCGCCGCTGACGAAGAAGAACAGAGTCATGGTGTTGATGATATCATCAATCCCAGTAGTagcaacaaaaacatcaacaagGATGTCCATCATAATTACCGACAAAGTCAAAGCAATGCTTCGACAACTAGCGGTGAGTCGTCTCCTAATCAAGTTCTATCGCCATGGAACCAAACCTACTCTCCGTACTACACCGACACAACAAACACTCCATCGATGTCTCCCTCACCGTGGAACCAAACTTACTCTCCGTACTACAAGTCTCCTTGGATCTACCAGACCCGAAACATTGATGATGATACCGACAACGGTTTGATCGGTACAATCGTGAGACAAGACGGTCATGTCTACTCGTTGGCTGCTTCTGGAGATCTTTTATTCACTGGATCCGATTCCAAGAACATTCGTGTTTGGAAAGATCTCAAGGATCACACAGGCTTTAAATCAACCAGTGGATTAGTTAAAGCGATTGTGATAACCGGAGATAACCGGATTTTCACCGGTCATCAAGACGGTAAAATTCGGGTCTGGAGAGGTTCTAAAAGAAGAACCGGAGGTTATTCACGAATCGGAAGCTTGCCGACGTTGAAAGAGTTTTTGACGAAATCAGTGAATCCAAAGAACTACGTCGAGGTTCGTCGTCGGAAAAATGTTCTCAAGATTCGTCATTACGACGCCGTTTCGTGTCTTAGCTTGAACGAAGAGCTCGGTTTACTCTACTCCGGTTCGTGGGACAAGACTCTCAAAGTTTGGAGATTATCTGATTCAAAATGTCTTGAATCGATTCAAGCTCACGACGACGCGATCAACACGGTGGCTGCTGGTTTCGACGATTTGCTATTCACCGGATCCGCCGACGGAACTTTGAAAGTGTGGAAACGTGAGCTTCAAGGCAAAGGGACGAAGCATTTTCTTGTTAATGTGTTGATGAAGCAAGAGAACGCTGTAACGGCGTTAGCGGTTAATATAACGGCGGCTGTTGTTTACTGTGGTTCTTCTGACGGTACCGTTAATTTCTGGGAAGGACAGAAGTATCTCTCTCACGGTGGAACTCTCCGCGGCCATCGTTTGGCGGTGCTCTGCCTTGCCGCCGCCGGAAGTCTGGTTTTAAGCGGCGGAGCGGATAAGAACATTTGCGTGTGGAGGAGAAACGGTGATGGTAGCCACTCGTGTCTCTCGGTATTGATGGACCACGTGGGACCTGTCAAGTGTTTGACGGCGGTGGAAGATGACGGCGAAGGCCACAGAGAGAAAGGAGATCAGAAATGGATAGTGTACAGTGGGAGCTTGGACAAATCGGTTAAAGTGTGGCGCGTGACGGAGTCGGCGTCTACGGTTATTGGCTGA
- a CDS encoding uncharacterized protein (unknown protein; FUNCTIONS IN: molecular_function unknown; INVOLVED IN: biological_process unknown; LOCATED IN: cellular_component unknown; Has 0 Blast hits to 0 proteins in 0 species (source: NCBI BLink).) — translation MVDARAEEKETKAANSRRTWIYYVKDESGRRKRNELEDYADVFDFRFERR, via the exons ATGGTCGACGCAAGAGCTGAAGAGAAGGAGACGAAGGCAGCGAATTCGAGGAGGACATG GATTTATTACGTCAAAGATGAGAGTGGAAGACGCAAACGAAATGAGTTGGAAGACTATGCAGATGTGTTTGATTTCCGGTTTGAAAGACGATAA
- the MEF20 gene encoding mitochondrial editing factor 20 (mitochondrial editing factor 20 (MEF20); CONTAINS InterPro DOMAIN/s: Pentatricopeptide repeat (InterPro:IPR002885); BEST Arabidopsis thaliana protein match is: Tetratricopeptide repeat (TPR)-like superfamily protein (TAIR:AT5G59200.1); Has 30354 Blast hits to 12990 proteins in 158 species: Archae - 0; Bacteria - 0; Metazoa - 8; Fungi - 18; Plants - 30011; Viruses - 0; Other Eukaryotes - 317 (source: NCBI BLink).) produces the protein MSSVFPGPRFLSLLQQNSKTLIQAKQIHAQLVINGCHDNSLFGKLIGHYCSKPSTESSSKLAHLLVFPRFGHPDKFLFNTLLKCSKPEDSIRIFANYASKSSLLYLNERTFVFVLGACARSASSSALRVGRIVHGMVKKLGFLYESELIGTTLLHFYAKNGDLRYARKVFDEMPERTSVTWNAMIGGYCSHKDKGNHNARKAMVLFRRFSCCGSGVRPTDTTMVCVLSAISQTGLLEIGSLVHGYIEKLGFTPEVDVFIGTALVDMYSKCGCLNNAFSVFELMKVKNVFTWTSMATGLALNGRGNETPNLLNRMAESGIKPNEITFTSLLSAYRHIGLVEEGIELFKSMKTRFGVTPVIEHYGCIVDLLGKAGRIQEAYQFILAMPIKPDAILLRSLCNACSIYGETVMGEEIGKALLEIEREDEKLSGSECEDYVALSNVLAHKGKWVEVEKLRKEMKERRIKTRPGYSFV, from the coding sequence ATGAGCTCTGTTTTTCCAGGACCAAGATTTTTGTCCTTGTTGCAACAGAAttcgaaaaccctaattcaagCTAAGCAAATCCATGCTCAATTAGTCATCAATGGCTGCCATGATAATTCTCTATTTGGCAAACTCATAGGCCATTACTGTTCAAAGCCATCAACCGAAAGCAGCTCAAAGCTTGCTCATTTACTAGTGTTTCCTCGATTTGGTCATCCTGATAAGTTTCTCTTCAACACATTGCTTAAATGTAGCAAACCAGAGGACTCGATTCGGATTTTTGCCAATTATGCATCAAAAAGTTCGTTGCTTTATCTCAATGAGCGCACTTTTGTCTTCGTCCTTGGCGCTTGTGCTAGGTCAGCTTCGTCGTCGGCGTTACGGGTTGGTAGAATTGTTCATGGGATGGTGAAAAAGCTTGGCTTTCTATATGAATCTGAATTGATTGGAACCACTTTACTCCATTTCTACGCTAAGAATGGAGATTTACGTTATGCAAGGAAGGTGTTTGACGAAATGCCTGAGAGAACCTCTGTTACATGGAACGCAATGATAGGTGGATATTGTTCACATAAGGATAAAGGCAATCACAATGCGAGAAAGGCTATGGTTTTGTTTAGGAGATTCTCTTGCTGTGGTAGTGGAGTTAGACCTACTGATACAACCATGGTTTGTGTTCTTTCAGCCATTTCTCAGACGGGTTTGCTCGAAATTGGTTCTCTCGTTCATGGTTACATAGAAAAGCTCGGGTTCACACCCGAAGTTGATGTCTTTATCGGTACTGCACTTGTCGACATGTACTCAAAATGCGGCTGCTTGAACAACGCATTCTCCGTGTTCGAGCTAATGAAAGTGAAAAATGTCTTTACATGGACTTCAATGGCAACGGGGCTAGCTCTCAACGGTAGAGGAAACGAAACACCGAATCTTCTAAACCGAATGGCGGAATCTGGGATCAAACCAAACGAAATAACTTTCACTAGCTTGCTTTCGGCTTATCGTCATATAGGTCTTGTTGAAGAAGGAATCGAGCTGTTCAAGAGCATGAAGACAAGATTTGGTGTCACACCGGTTATCGAACACTATGGTTGCATAGTAGATCTTCTTGGTAAGGCAGGGCGGATACAAGAGGCTTATCAGTTTATATTAGCTATGCCTATAAAGCCTGACGCTATCTTGTTAAGAAGCCTCTGCAATGCCTGCAGCATTTATGGAGAGACTGTAATGGGTGAAGAGATCGGAAAGGCTCTTCTCGAGATAGAACGAGAGGACGAGAAGCTTTCGGGTTCTGAGTGCGAAGATTATGTCGCTTTATCGAATGTGTTAGCTCATAAAGGGAAATGGGTAGAGGTAGAGAAGCTGAGGAAggagatgaaagaaagaagaatcaaaacaagacCTGGTTACAGTTTTGTTTAA
- the ETP1 gene encoding EIN2 targeting protein1 (EIN2 targeting protein1 (ETP1); CONTAINS InterPro DOMAIN/s: F-box domain, cyclin-like (InterPro:IPR001810), F-box domain, Skp2-like (InterPro:IPR022364), F-box associated domain, type 1 (InterPro:IPR006527), F-box associated interaction domain (InterPro:IPR017451); BEST Arabidopsis thaliana protein match is: EIN2 targeting protein2 (TAIR:AT3G18910.1); Has 1009 Blast hits to 963 proteins in 16 species: Archae - 0; Bacteria - 0; Metazoa - 0; Fungi - 0; Plants - 1009; Viruses - 0; Other Eukaryotes - 0 (source: NCBI BLink).), with product MTIPDLCNDLVDEILCRVPARNLKRLRSTSKRWNRLFKDDRRFAREHMHKAPKEYLPLMLTSEYRICPVSINLQGDVPSVVLKRELSLPDPDYSHQFDIGRVFHCDGLLVCNHVGKNPRYGSKIVVWNPLTGQTRWIEAGYRWKEYEVRFVLGYCYQQDENNSCSKKIYKILCFYPNGQDTEIYELNYSDRWTRTIPDGDLTPGWTLIYSEQTVSMNGNLYLFASEKSKPHLGVSLLRFDFSTEKSSLCVTLPYQRPRYEILSISAVRGGENLSLLLQLDFESKTEIWVTNKIDDTTTKGAAVSWTKVLAFDLSPDLQLFSEEVNFLLDEDKKVAVCCERWLEPQEHHRYQCRREYKITDKIYILGEDNKVDEVGSGEGEATDSLEGISQVILNYAPSLVQIEQAGGGKTKRGDD from the coding sequence ATGACGATACCGGATCTCTGTAACGATTTGGTCGATGAGATACTCTGTCGCGTTCCGGCGAGGAATCTGAAACGGTTACGATCTACCAGCAAACGATGGAACCGTTTATTCAAAGATGATAGGAGATTCGCAAGAGAGCACATGCATAAAGCCCCAAAGGAGTATCTACCTCTCATGTTGACAAGCGAGTACAGGATCTGTCCGGTGAGCATCAATCTCCAAGGAGATGTTCCTTCTGTAGTGTTAAAGAGAGAGCTTAGCCTACCAGATCCGGATTATTCACATCAATTCGATATAGGTCGAGTCTTTCACTGCGACGGCTTATTGGTATGCAACCACGTAGGCAAGAATCCCCGATACGGATCTAAAATCGTGGTTTGGAACCCGCTGACTGGTCAAACCAGGTGGATCGAAGCCGGCTATCGTTGGAAGGAATACGAAGTCAGATTTGTTCTCGGATACTGCTACCAGCAAGACGAGAACAATTCCTGCagtaaaaaaatctacaaaattttgtgtttttatccTAATGGCCAAGATACAGAAATCTACGAGCTTAACTACTCTGATAGGTGGACAAGGACGATTCCTGATGGTGATCTCACTCCAGGCTGGACCTTGATATACTCAGAGCAGACCGTGTCTATGAATGGAAATCTTTACTTGTTTGCTTCGGAGAAATCAAAACCCCATCTTGGCGTGTCCTTGCTCAGATTTGATTTCTCAACAGAGAAATCATCTCTATGTGTGACTCTTCCCTATCAGCGTCCAAGGTATGAAATTTTGAGTATTTCCGCCGTTAGAGGAGGAGAGAATCTTTCTCTGTTGTTGCAGCTCGATTTTGAATCTAAGACTGAGATATGGGTGACGAATAAGATTGATGACACCACCACCAAAGGAGCAGCAGTCTCTTGGACCAAGGTCCTAGCATTTGATTTAAGCCCTGATCTTCAATTATTTTCGGAGGAGGTAAATTTTTTGCTTGACGAGGATAAGAAAGTCGCTGTGTGTTGTGAGAGATGGTTGGAACCGCAAGAGCACCACAGGTACCAGTGCAGGAGAGAGTACAAGATCACCGACAAGATATACATTCTCGGGGAGGATAATAAAGTCGATGAAGTAGGTTCTGGAGAGGGAGAGGCTACAGATTCACTTGAAGGAATTTCGCAAGTTATTCTCAATTACGCTCCAAGTTTGGTCCAAATCGAGCAAGCCGGAGgaggcaaaacaaaaagaggtGACGACTAA
- a CDS encoding AP2/B3-like transcriptional factor family protein (AP2/B3-like transcriptional factor family protein; FUNCTIONS IN: DNA binding, sequence-specific DNA binding transcription factor activity; INVOLVED IN: regulation of transcription, DNA-dependent; LOCATED IN: cellular_component unknown; CONTAINS InterPro DOMAIN/s: Transcriptional factor B3 (InterPro:IPR003340); BEST Arabidopsis thaliana protein match is: AP2/B3-like transcriptional factor family protein (TAIR:AT4G01580.1); Has 461 Blast hits to 429 proteins in 18 species: Archae - 0; Bacteria - 0; Metazoa - 0; Fungi - 0; Plants - 461; Viruses - 0; Other Eukaryotes - 0 (source: NCBI BLink).): MVTTQNTKARVTSVSHRRSQQDPESPVKKFFKLVLPSTMKDKMMKIPPRFVKLQGSKLSEVVTLETPAGFKRSIKLKRIGEEIWFHEGWSEFAEAHSIEEGHFLLFEYKENSSFRVIIFNVSACETKYPLDAVHIIDSDDDIIDITGKEFVGTQGTRKNNQSVNGGDTEHKSKKRSRDIELDKILHDLDVMNPMHVLKEEEEDKRVFRG; the protein is encoded by the exons ATGGTTACAACCCAAAACACGAAGGCCAGAGTCACCTCCGTCTCTCACCGCCGATCACAGCAAGATCCTGAGTCGCCGGTGAAGAAGTTCTTCAAGTTGGTCTTACCTTCAACGATGAAGGATAAGATGATG AAGATTCCGCCAAGATTCGTGAAGCTACAAGGGTCTAAACTCTCAGAGGTTGTTACATTAGAGACTCCTGCGGGTTTCAAGCGTTCCATTAAGCTCAAACGGATCGGTGAAGAGATTTGGTTCCATGAGGGTTGGAGTGAGTTTGCAGAGGCTCATTCCATCGAGGAAGGCCACTTTCTCTTGTTCGAATACAAGGAGAATTCGAGTTTCCGTGTAATAATCTTCAATGTTTCGGCTTGCGAGACCAAATATCCACTGGATGCAGTTCATATCATTGACAGCGACGATGATATAATCGATATTACAGGCAAAGAGTTTGTTGGAACTCAAGGTACAAGGAAGAATAATCAATCTGTTAATGGTGGTGATACAGAGCACAAATCCAAGAAGAGATCAAGAGACATCGAACTTGACAAGATTCTACACG ATCTTGATGTGATGAATCCAATGCATGTgcttaaagaagaagaagaagacaagagagtCTTCAGGGGATAA
- a CDS encoding AP2/B3-like transcriptional factor family protein, which translates to MVTTQNTKARVTSVSHRRSQQDPESPVKKFFKLVLPSTMKDKMMKIPPRFVKLQGSKLSEVVTLETPAGFKRSIKLKRIGEEIWFHEGWSEFAEAHSIEEGHFLLFEYKENSSFRVIIFNVSACETKYPLDAVHIIDSDDDIIDITGKEFVGTQGTRKNNQSVNGGDTEHKSKKRSRDIELDKILHGKKTLFLI; encoded by the exons ATGGTTACAACCCAAAACACGAAGGCCAGAGTCACCTCCGTCTCTCACCGCCGATCACAGCAAGATCCTGAGTCGCCGGTGAAGAAGTTCTTCAAGTTGGTCTTACCTTCAACGATGAAGGATAAGATGATG AAGATTCCGCCAAGATTCGTGAAGCTACAAGGGTCTAAACTCTCAGAGGTTGTTACATTAGAGACTCCTGCGGGTTTCAAGCGTTCCATTAAGCTCAAACGGATCGGTGAAGAGATTTGGTTCCATGAGGGTTGGAGTGAGTTTGCAGAGGCTCATTCCATCGAGGAAGGCCACTTTCTCTTGTTCGAATACAAGGAGAATTCGAGTTTCCGTGTAATAATCTTCAATGTTTCGGCTTGCGAGACCAAATATCCACTGGATGCAGTTCATATCATTGACAGCGACGATGATATAATCGATATTACAGGCAAAGAGTTTGTTGGAACTCAAGGTACAAGGAAGAATAATCAATCTGTTAATGGTGGTGATACAGAGCACAAATCCAAGAAGAGATCAAGAGACATCGAACTTGACAAGATTCTACACGGTAAGAAGACTTTGTTCTTAATATAG